One Ascaphus truei isolate aAscTru1 chromosome 22, aAscTru1.hap1, whole genome shotgun sequence DNA segment encodes these proteins:
- the VCF1 gene encoding protein VCF1 isoform X1 — protein sequence MLPEGRKRRRTYNEDCQIPQSKRSTRSSVLQEWDTEVSRARPLCHTPGHDAVVSSSSTGSESSNSTASLDRSSGSDNLAHQTPAGSGPATPQPVSAPEQSALNRGPYVHINQILKEAHFCSLQHRGCPSA from the exons ATGTTGCCGGAAGGGAG GAAGAGGCGGCGGACCTACAATGAAGACTGTCAGATCCCACAGTCCAAGAGGAGCACCAGGAGCTCCGTACTCCAGGAGTGGGACACGGAGGTGAGCCGCGCACGTCCACTGTGTCACACACCGGGCCATGACGCCGTTGTTTCGTCATCC TCTACTGGCAGCGAGAGCAGCAACAGCACCGCCAGCCTCGACAGGAGCAGCGGGTCCGATAACCTCGCCCACCAGACCCCGGCCGGATCAGGGCCCGCCACCCCCCAGCCGGTCTCGGCTCCAGAGCAGTCGGCGCTCAACCGGGGCCCCTACGTCCACATCAACCAGATCCTGAAGGAGGCGCACTTCTGCAGTTTACAGCACCGCGGGTGCCCGTCTGCATGA
- the VCF1 gene encoding protein VCF1 isoform X2 — MLPEGRKRRRTYNEDCQIPQSKRSTRSSVLQEWDTESTGSESSNSTASLDRSSGSDNLAHQTPAGSGPATPQPVSAPEQSALNRGPYVHINQILKEAHFCSLQHRGCPSA, encoded by the exons ATGTTGCCGGAAGGGAG GAAGAGGCGGCGGACCTACAATGAAGACTGTCAGATCCCACAGTCCAAGAGGAGCACCAGGAGCTCCGTACTCCAGGAGTGGGACACGGAG TCTACTGGCAGCGAGAGCAGCAACAGCACCGCCAGCCTCGACAGGAGCAGCGGGTCCGATAACCTCGCCCACCAGACCCCGGCCGGATCAGGGCCCGCCACCCCCCAGCCGGTCTCGGCTCCAGAGCAGTCGGCGCTCAACCGGGGCCCCTACGTCCACATCAACCAGATCCTGAAGGAGGCGCACTTCTGCAGTTTACAGCACCGCGGGTGCCCGTCTGCATGA
- the COG1 gene encoding conserved oligomeric Golgi complex subunit 1 isoform X1 has translation MAAGGAVRAPRDPAALFAALSAEEMRGVEREVRAEMEQKKEELRQTVGARYRDLIEAADTIGEMRRSAGLVLGAVRDMEAYCAGLRGARCGGERRRDRGTAQEVFYSTAAQIKLLLEIPEKVWSAMEASQYLHATQLYLLCCHLHSLLQLDSSSSRYSPVLARFPILVRQVAAAGNFRSTILQESKSLLKCPSASDQAVAEALCSIMLLEDSSPRQALADFLLARKAGIQQLLNQPHHGAGIKAQVCSLVELLANTLYQAHTLFYTQAEGVPADPSLSCGLLFSMLDTVTAQHVGGKGIKVLKEEMKSVSWFRHLPLSIVDFQPALRTLAHPISQDYLRETLQQWINMCNEDIRCGISALLVYVKSLKGLAGIRDAVWELLTSQSMSQNWDKVCQRLLDRNFRFWEDLLQQLFLDRLQTLTKEGFESISSSSVQLLLSSLLELEVNPATLKHVQHESNICSFLWSENPSDLPPDAAWVSVGNRGAHSRSGLFLKAQAVTPCIQSFCAALDSKLKVKLDDLFSYLPCDSPTAEPPGDLLTSPAKQLSAFDRYGDASTVQEMLRAHCLACVQHIQDCVSAQLQAAGQARRGEHGDPTLSPKLSAVLFLARLCLSLGELCPHLKQCILGKPGGSEPSVREARSAKKMGKGRTREARPELCKWRDLKETLTRQSLGAYQIWSSALVKSLVTSFTQTLQLQTAGSVLATATHWDEIEIQEETEAGSSVTSKIRLPGQCSWYTQSLLYNLCQAVNRVGGHALPRVTLQDLLKSCLDEVVGAYEKLCQQELGKKHVASLMTQTRSLQLLFDLRYMNLILSPRGEDAKSSKSKQDSRIQRVADQLETRIDPFDLDVFTPHLNASLNRLAQRTSVLFGLLTGAENQFTSRSSSLGVQETHNVLPLAASQIRFGLLPLSMSSSRKSKSVGRTKEDIKTVVPPMVSRAREENFKPGALFIQLATQEEDTPTPSLFKLGWLSSITK, from the exons ATGGCGGCGGGTGGAGCAGTTCGGGCCCCGCGGGACCCGGCCGCCCTGTTCGCGGCGCTGAGCGCGGAGGAGATGCGCGGGGTGGAGCGGGAGGTGCGGGCGGAGATGGAGCAGAAGAAGGAGGAGCTGCGGCAGACGGTGGGCGCGCGGTACCGGGACCTGATCGAGGCGGCGGACACGATCGGGGAGATGCGGCGCAGCGCCGGCCTGGTGCTGGGGGCCGTGCGGGACATGGAGGCCTACTGCGCGGGGCTGAGGGGGGCGCGCTGTGGGGGGGAGCGGCGGCGGGACCGGGGCACAGCACAG GAGGTGTTTTACAGCACAGCTGCCCAGATCAAGCTCCTGCTAGAGATCCCCGAGAAGGTTTGGAGTGCGATGGAAGCTTCTCAGTACCTGCATGCCACGCAGCTCTACCTGCTGTGCTGCCACCTTCATTCCCTCCTGCAGCTTGACTCCTCCAGCTCTCGTTACAGCCCTGTCCTGGCACGGTTCCCCATCCTCGTGCGCCAGGTGGCTGCAGCTGGAAACTTTCG CTCCACCATCCTGCAGGAGAGCAAGTCCCTCCTGAAGTGTCCGTCTGCCTCCGATCAGGCTGTCGCCGAGGCCCTTTGCTCCATCATGCTCCTGGAGGACAGCTCCCCCCGCCAAGCGCTCGCAGACTTCTTGCTGGCCAGGAAAGCGGGGATCCAGCAGCTGCTTAACCAGCCACATCACG GTGCTGGTATAAAGGCCCAAGTGTGTTCACTGGTAGAGCTGTTGGCCAACACCCTGTACCAGGCGCACACACTCTTCTACACCCAGGCAGAAGGGGTGCCAGCCGACCCGTCACTGAGCTGTGGGCTGCTTTTCTCCATGCTGGATACGGTCACTGCCCAGCACGTAGGAG GGAAGGGCATTAAAGTCCTCAAGGAGGAAATGAAATCGGTCAGCTGGTTCAGGCACTTGCCGCTCTCCATTGTAGATTTCCAGCCCGCCCTGAGAACGTTGGCTCATCCCATCAGCCAGGATTACCTGCGCGAAACGCTGCAGCAGTGGATAAACAT GTGCAATGAGGATATCAGATGTGGCATCTCTGCCCTGCTGGTCTATGTTAAGAGCCTAAAAGGTCTGGCTGGCATCCGAGACGCGGTGTGGGAACTGCTCACCAGCCAATCCATGAGCCAGAACTGGGACAAGGTGTGCCAGCGGCTCCTGGATCGGAACTTTCGGTTCTGGGAGGATCTCCTCCAGCAGCTATTCCTGGACCGGCTGCAG ACACTGACCAAAGAAGGCTTTGAATCCATCTCCAGCAGCTCTGTGCAGCTCCTCCTCTCGTCGCTGCTGGAGCTGGAGGTGAATCCAGCCACCCTTAAACACGTCCAGCACGAGAGCAACATCTGCTCCTTCCTGTGGTCCGAGAACCCGAGCGACCTGCCACCCGACGCGGCCTGGGTGAGCGTGGGAAACCGCGGCGCGCACAGCAGGAGCGGTCTGTTCCTGAAAGCGCAGGCAGTCACCCCCTGCATACAAAGTTTCTGCGCGGCGCTAGACTCCAAGCTCAAAGTGAAGCTGGATGACCTCTTCTCTTACCTGCCCTGCGACTCGCCCACCGCAGAACCGCCGGGCGACCTCCTGACCTCGCCCGCGAAGCAGCTCTCTGCGTTCGACAGGTACGGCGACGCCAGCACGGTGCAGGAGATGCTGCGCGCTCACTGCCTGGCCTGCGTGCAGCACATTCAGGACTGCGTCAGCGCACAGCTCCAGGCGGCCGGACAGGCGAGGCGGGGAGAACACGGGGACCCTACGCTCAGCCCCAAGCTGTCTGCGGTGCTCTTCCTCGCCAGGCTGTGCCTGTCGCTGGGGGAACTGTGCCCTCACTTGAAGCAGTGCATCCTGGGTAAGCCAGGCGGCTCCGAGCCAAGCGTCCGGGAAGCCAGGTCCGCCAAGAAGATGGGGAAAGGGAGAACGCGGGAGGCCCGTCCCGAGCTGTGCAAGTGGCGGGATCTGAAGGAGACACTGACCAGGCAGAGTCTGGGCGCCTATCAGATTTGGAGCTCGGCTCTTGTAAAA TCCCTCGTGACGTCGTTCACGCAGACGCTGCAGCTTCAGACGGCCGGATCGGTGCTGGCCACAGCTACCCACTGGGACGAAATAGAAATCCAGGAGGAGACAGAGGCAGGGAGCAGCGTGACCTCAAAAATCCGGCTACCAGGACAG TGCTCCTGGTACACCCAGTCGCTCCTGTACAACCTGTGCCAGGCGGTGAACCGCGTGGGAGGCCACGCCCTGCCCAGAGTGACCCTGCAGGACCTGCTGAAGAGTTGCCTGGATGAGGTGGTCGGTGCATACGAGAAGCTGTGCCAGCAGGAGCTGGGCAAG AAACACGTGGCCTCCCTGATGACACAGACCAGGTCCCTGCAGCTTCTTTTCGACCTGCgctacatgaacctcattctcaGTCCCCGTGGCGAGGACGCAAAGAGCAGCAAGAGCAAACAGGACTCCAG AATTCAGCGAGTGGCAGACCAGCTGGAAACTCGCATCGATCCGTTCGACCTGGACGTCTTTACGCCACACCTCAACGCAAGTCTGAACCGCCTGGCGCAACGGACCTCT GTCTTGTTCGGGTTACTGACAGGAGCAGAAAACCAGTTCACCAGTAGAAGTTCCTCACTGGGAGTGCAGGAAACGCACAACGTTCTCCCACTGGCGGCCAGTCAGATACG ATTCGGCCTGCTCCCCCTCAGCATGTCTAGCTCACGGAAGTCAAAGTCCGTGGGCAGAACCAAGGAAGACATCAAAACTGTG GTCCCTCCCATGGTCTCACGGGCAAGAGAGGAGAACTTCAAACCAGGCGCCTTGTTCATACAGCTGGCCACGCAAGAGGAAGACACACCGACGCCATCACTCTTCAAACTGGGCTGGCTCTCCAGCATCACCAAGTGA
- the COG1 gene encoding conserved oligomeric Golgi complex subunit 1 isoform X2: MAAGGAVRAPRDPAALFAALSAEEMRGVEREVRAEMEQKKEELRQTVGARYRDLIEAADTIGEMRRSAGLVLGAVRDMEAYCAGLRGARCGGERRRDRGTAQEVFYSTAAQIKLLLEIPEKVWSAMEASQYLHATQLYLLCCHLHSLLQLDSSSSRYSPVLARFPILVRQVAAAGNFRSTILQESKSLLKCPSASDQAVAEALCSIMLLEDSSPRQALADFLLARKAGIQQLLNQPHHGAGIKAQVCSLVELLANTLYQAHTLFYTQAEGVPADPSLSCGLLFSMLDTVTAQHVGGKGIKVLKEEMKSVSWFRHLPLSIVDFQPALRTLAHPISQDYLRETLQQWINMCNEDIRCGISALLVYVKSLKGLAGIRDAVWELLTSQSMSQNWDKVCQRLLDRNFRFWEDLLQQLFLDRLQTLTKEGFESISSSSVQLLLSSLLELEVNPATLKHVQHESNICSFLWSENPSDLPPDAAWVSVGNRGAHSRSGLFLKAQAVTPCIQSFCAALDSKLKVKLDDLFSYLPCDSPTAEPPGDLLTSPAKQLSAFDRYGDASTVQEMLRAHCLACVQHIQDCVSAQLQAAGQARRGEHGDPTLSPKLSAVLFLARLCLSLGELCPHLKQCILGKPGGSEPSVREARSAKKMGKGRTREARPELCKWRDLKETLTRQSLGAYQIWSSALVKSLVTSFTQTLQLQTAGSVLATATHWDEIEIQEETEAGSSVTSKIRLPGQCSWYTQSLLYNLCQAVNRVGGHALPRVTLQDLLKSCLDEVVGAYEKLCQQELGKKHVASLMTQTRSLQLLFDLRYMNLILSPRGEDAKSSKSKQDSRIQRVADQLETRIDPFDLDVFTPHLNASLNRLAQRTSVLFGLLTGAENQFTSRSSSLGVQETHNVLPLAASQIRFGLLPLSMSSSRKSKSVGRTKEDIKTVRLPSEVLL, encoded by the exons ATGGCGGCGGGTGGAGCAGTTCGGGCCCCGCGGGACCCGGCCGCCCTGTTCGCGGCGCTGAGCGCGGAGGAGATGCGCGGGGTGGAGCGGGAGGTGCGGGCGGAGATGGAGCAGAAGAAGGAGGAGCTGCGGCAGACGGTGGGCGCGCGGTACCGGGACCTGATCGAGGCGGCGGACACGATCGGGGAGATGCGGCGCAGCGCCGGCCTGGTGCTGGGGGCCGTGCGGGACATGGAGGCCTACTGCGCGGGGCTGAGGGGGGCGCGCTGTGGGGGGGAGCGGCGGCGGGACCGGGGCACAGCACAG GAGGTGTTTTACAGCACAGCTGCCCAGATCAAGCTCCTGCTAGAGATCCCCGAGAAGGTTTGGAGTGCGATGGAAGCTTCTCAGTACCTGCATGCCACGCAGCTCTACCTGCTGTGCTGCCACCTTCATTCCCTCCTGCAGCTTGACTCCTCCAGCTCTCGTTACAGCCCTGTCCTGGCACGGTTCCCCATCCTCGTGCGCCAGGTGGCTGCAGCTGGAAACTTTCG CTCCACCATCCTGCAGGAGAGCAAGTCCCTCCTGAAGTGTCCGTCTGCCTCCGATCAGGCTGTCGCCGAGGCCCTTTGCTCCATCATGCTCCTGGAGGACAGCTCCCCCCGCCAAGCGCTCGCAGACTTCTTGCTGGCCAGGAAAGCGGGGATCCAGCAGCTGCTTAACCAGCCACATCACG GTGCTGGTATAAAGGCCCAAGTGTGTTCACTGGTAGAGCTGTTGGCCAACACCCTGTACCAGGCGCACACACTCTTCTACACCCAGGCAGAAGGGGTGCCAGCCGACCCGTCACTGAGCTGTGGGCTGCTTTTCTCCATGCTGGATACGGTCACTGCCCAGCACGTAGGAG GGAAGGGCATTAAAGTCCTCAAGGAGGAAATGAAATCGGTCAGCTGGTTCAGGCACTTGCCGCTCTCCATTGTAGATTTCCAGCCCGCCCTGAGAACGTTGGCTCATCCCATCAGCCAGGATTACCTGCGCGAAACGCTGCAGCAGTGGATAAACAT GTGCAATGAGGATATCAGATGTGGCATCTCTGCCCTGCTGGTCTATGTTAAGAGCCTAAAAGGTCTGGCTGGCATCCGAGACGCGGTGTGGGAACTGCTCACCAGCCAATCCATGAGCCAGAACTGGGACAAGGTGTGCCAGCGGCTCCTGGATCGGAACTTTCGGTTCTGGGAGGATCTCCTCCAGCAGCTATTCCTGGACCGGCTGCAG ACACTGACCAAAGAAGGCTTTGAATCCATCTCCAGCAGCTCTGTGCAGCTCCTCCTCTCGTCGCTGCTGGAGCTGGAGGTGAATCCAGCCACCCTTAAACACGTCCAGCACGAGAGCAACATCTGCTCCTTCCTGTGGTCCGAGAACCCGAGCGACCTGCCACCCGACGCGGCCTGGGTGAGCGTGGGAAACCGCGGCGCGCACAGCAGGAGCGGTCTGTTCCTGAAAGCGCAGGCAGTCACCCCCTGCATACAAAGTTTCTGCGCGGCGCTAGACTCCAAGCTCAAAGTGAAGCTGGATGACCTCTTCTCTTACCTGCCCTGCGACTCGCCCACCGCAGAACCGCCGGGCGACCTCCTGACCTCGCCCGCGAAGCAGCTCTCTGCGTTCGACAGGTACGGCGACGCCAGCACGGTGCAGGAGATGCTGCGCGCTCACTGCCTGGCCTGCGTGCAGCACATTCAGGACTGCGTCAGCGCACAGCTCCAGGCGGCCGGACAGGCGAGGCGGGGAGAACACGGGGACCCTACGCTCAGCCCCAAGCTGTCTGCGGTGCTCTTCCTCGCCAGGCTGTGCCTGTCGCTGGGGGAACTGTGCCCTCACTTGAAGCAGTGCATCCTGGGTAAGCCAGGCGGCTCCGAGCCAAGCGTCCGGGAAGCCAGGTCCGCCAAGAAGATGGGGAAAGGGAGAACGCGGGAGGCCCGTCCCGAGCTGTGCAAGTGGCGGGATCTGAAGGAGACACTGACCAGGCAGAGTCTGGGCGCCTATCAGATTTGGAGCTCGGCTCTTGTAAAA TCCCTCGTGACGTCGTTCACGCAGACGCTGCAGCTTCAGACGGCCGGATCGGTGCTGGCCACAGCTACCCACTGGGACGAAATAGAAATCCAGGAGGAGACAGAGGCAGGGAGCAGCGTGACCTCAAAAATCCGGCTACCAGGACAG TGCTCCTGGTACACCCAGTCGCTCCTGTACAACCTGTGCCAGGCGGTGAACCGCGTGGGAGGCCACGCCCTGCCCAGAGTGACCCTGCAGGACCTGCTGAAGAGTTGCCTGGATGAGGTGGTCGGTGCATACGAGAAGCTGTGCCAGCAGGAGCTGGGCAAG AAACACGTGGCCTCCCTGATGACACAGACCAGGTCCCTGCAGCTTCTTTTCGACCTGCgctacatgaacctcattctcaGTCCCCGTGGCGAGGACGCAAAGAGCAGCAAGAGCAAACAGGACTCCAG AATTCAGCGAGTGGCAGACCAGCTGGAAACTCGCATCGATCCGTTCGACCTGGACGTCTTTACGCCACACCTCAACGCAAGTCTGAACCGCCTGGCGCAACGGACCTCT GTCTTGTTCGGGTTACTGACAGGAGCAGAAAACCAGTTCACCAGTAGAAGTTCCTCACTGGGAGTGCAGGAAACGCACAACGTTCTCCCACTGGCGGCCAGTCAGATACG ATTCGGCCTGCTCCCCCTCAGCATGTCTAGCTCACGGAAGTCAAAGTCCGTGGGCAGAACCAAGGAAGACATCAAAACTGTG CGGTTACCCAGCGAGGTCCTGCTATAG